A window of the Bombus huntii isolate Logan2020A chromosome 8, iyBomHunt1.1, whole genome shotgun sequence genome harbors these coding sequences:
- the LOC126868404 gene encoding uncharacterized protein LOC126868404: MSRCNKKGLPNDMPINKVKEILNCLFIIGHRPVQRKAEECDREDITYNTTLDKEDVGYITGKINGKKAVGIDGIPGEIVKLLVNNRRKLFTKVINNITDSGRIPRCWKTARVILLRKSGKNPKFPNANRPISIFPALSELWEQCLKEIVERRMGAEPFHRRQYGFRKRRSTVDAITRMIKFADTCKKKRVICLMITMDIKNAFNTLRWDSIIGELTRRKLPSVRYSGVRDDLAITCAAKKNEGVSGKVGEIMKTVCDWCASVGLTLAKDKTEVILIIGMRVLRVIGLNVGGLPTNTVEAVKYLGVTIDSHRKFDKHIVTVYNKADIRIGALRGILPNINGPPGLARRLYYNVWESIVT, translated from the exons ATGAGTAGATGCAACAAGAAAGGGCTTCCCAATGACATGCCGATTAACAAGGTCAAAGAGATCctaaattgtttatttattattggaCACAGACCGGTGCAAAGGAAGGCCGAAGAATGTGACAGGGAGGATATCACCTATAATACGACACTCGACAAGGAAGATGTGGGGTATATCACCGGAAAAATCAATGGAAAGAAGGCTGTGGGAATAGATGGGATCCCAGGAGAAATAGTTAAGTTGCTGGTAAACAACAGAAGAAAACTATTCACTAAGGTGATTAACAATATTACGGACTCTGGAAGGATCCCTAGATGCTGGAAAACAGCAAGAGTAATATTGCTCAGGAAATCGGGTAAGAACCCTAAGTTCCCCAACGCAAACCGACCAATAAGCATATTCCCAGCCTTGAGTGAGTTATGGGAGCAGTGCTTAAAGGAGATTGTGGAAAGACGTATGGGAGCGGAACCGTTCCATAGGAGACAATACGGGTTCAGGAAAAGAAGGAGCACGGTGGATGCGATTACTCGGATGATCAAATTCGCAGACACCTGTAAGAAAAAAAGGGTGATCTGTTTGATGATTACGATGGACATTAAGAATGCATTTAACACCCTTAGATGGGATAGTATTATTGGAGAATTGACCAGGAGGAAGCTGCCTTCAGTTCGGTACAGTGGAGTACGAG ATGACCTGGCAATCACATGTGCCGCGAAGAAAAACGAAGGTGTCAGTGGGAAAGTAGGTGAGATTATGAAAACCGTGTGTGACTGGTGTGCGAGTGTGGGCTTGACGCTGGCCAAGGACAAGACTGAAGTAATTCTAATTATTGGTATGCGGGTGCTCAGAGTTATTGGCCTTAATGTAGGCGGCTTGCCTACTAATACGGTGGAGGCGGTTAAGTATCTTGGTGTCACGATTGACTCGCACAGGAAATTTGACAAACACATTGTCACTGTGTACAATAAAGCAGACATCAGGATAGGAGCACTCAGAGGAATTCTGCCGAATATCAATGGTCCGCCTGGCTTGGCACGCAGGCTCTATTACAATGTTTGGGAATCCATCGTGACATAA